One stretch of Longimicrobium sp. DNA includes these proteins:
- a CDS encoding glycosyltransferase family 2 protein produces the protein MPERASVIFTTYNSPRALELVLWGFAVQSRRDFELVVADDGSGEETREVIDRVRHESGMEILHVWHEDRGFRKTEILDRAILASRGDYLIFTDGDCIPRADFVATHLRLAKPGRFLSGGYLKLPRAVSEAITPDDVRSGRVADPGWLRARGWNPGRRTLRLTRSRLLATLLDALTPTGATWNGHNASGWRADLFRVNGYDLDMAYGGLDRAVGECLENAGVRGKQLRHRAPVLHLHHERPYADPEKWRRNRELRREIRRRGLTRARRGLAELQAESDTASAPSPLEST, from the coding sequence ATGCCGGAGCGCGCGTCGGTCATCTTCACCACCTACAACAGCCCGCGCGCGCTGGAGCTGGTGCTGTGGGGCTTCGCCGTGCAGTCGCGGCGCGACTTCGAGCTGGTGGTGGCCGACGACGGGTCGGGCGAGGAGACGCGGGAGGTGATCGACCGCGTCCGCCATGAGTCGGGGATGGAGATCCTCCACGTCTGGCACGAGGACCGGGGGTTCCGGAAGACGGAGATCCTGGACCGCGCCATCCTCGCGTCGCGCGGGGACTACCTCATCTTCACCGACGGCGACTGCATCCCCCGCGCGGACTTCGTGGCGACGCACCTGCGGCTGGCCAAGCCGGGGCGATTCCTCTCCGGCGGCTACCTGAAGCTCCCGCGCGCCGTCAGCGAGGCCATCACCCCCGACGACGTGCGCAGCGGCCGCGTCGCCGATCCGGGCTGGCTCCGTGCGCGGGGGTGGAACCCGGGGCGGCGCACGCTGCGGCTCACCCGCTCGCGTCTCCTGGCGACGCTGCTCGACGCGCTGACGCCTACGGGGGCGACGTGGAACGGGCACAACGCCAGCGGCTGGCGCGCCGACCTGTTCCGGGTGAACGGCTACGACCTGGACATGGCGTACGGCGGGCTGGACCGCGCGGTGGGCGAGTGCCTGGAGAACGCGGGCGTGCGCGGGAAGCAGCTGCGCCACCGCGCGCCGGTGCTCCATCTCCACCACGAGCGGCCCTACGCCGACCCCGAGAAGTGGCGCCGCAACCGCGAGCTGCGCCGCGAGATCCGCCGCCGCGGGCTGACCCGCGCGCGGCGCGGCCTGGCCGAGCTGCAGGCCGAAAGCGACACCGCCTCCGCCCCATCCCCACTGGAGAGCACATGA
- the lepA gene encoding translation elongation factor 4, translated as MRIDHIRNFCIVAHIDHGKSTLADRLIEATRTLQQREMKEQVLDSMDIERERGITIKLNAVRMQYAARDGRPYELNLIDTPGHVDFTYEVSRSLAACEGAILVVDASQGVQAQTLSNLFLAMDAGLEIIPVLNKIDLPGAEPERRREELVDLLGVDPDEVILASAKAGIGIDAILEAIVARVPPPEGDPDKPPRALIFDSYYDKYVGAVPSIRVVDGVFRPGMRIAFGSNDSVYPVDEVGYLQLGRYSLDELRPGEVGYIIAGIKRVQDTRSGDTILDAANRATELLPGYQEVKPMVFAGIYPTDTEQYEELRDALAKLQLNDASLSYEPESSTALGFGFRAGFLGLLHLEIIQERLEREFDLDLITTVPNVKYRVVMTDGEELWIESPSQLPDPTKIDRIEEPYVRARIMTPAEYIGAVQKLCHERRGDFKGMSYPDPQRVELTYDLPLAEIVLDFYDRLKSATRGYASLDYEFAEYRPNPLQKLDMLINGDSVDAFSVIIHRDKAYEYGRNVAEKLRELIPRQMFEVAIQAAIGNKIIARESIKAMRKNVTAKCYGGDITRKRKLLEKQKEGKKRMKQVGTVEIPQEAFLAVLQVGD; from the coding sequence TTGCGCATAGACCACATCCGTAACTTCTGCATCGTCGCGCACATCGACCACGGGAAGAGCACGCTGGCCGACCGGCTGATCGAGGCCACGCGCACCCTGCAGCAGCGGGAGATGAAGGAGCAGGTGCTCGACTCGATGGACATCGAGCGCGAGCGCGGCATCACCATCAAGCTCAACGCGGTGCGGATGCAGTACGCCGCGCGCGACGGGCGGCCGTACGAGCTGAACCTGATCGACACCCCCGGCCACGTCGACTTCACCTACGAGGTGAGCCGCTCGCTGGCCGCGTGCGAGGGCGCCATCCTGGTCGTCGACGCATCGCAGGGGGTGCAGGCGCAGACGCTCTCCAACCTCTTCCTGGCGATGGACGCGGGGCTGGAGATCATCCCCGTGCTCAACAAGATCGACCTCCCCGGCGCGGAGCCGGAGCGCCGCCGCGAGGAGCTGGTGGACCTCCTGGGCGTCGATCCCGACGAGGTGATCCTCGCCAGTGCCAAGGCGGGGATCGGGATCGACGCGATCCTCGAGGCCATCGTCGCGCGCGTCCCCCCGCCCGAGGGCGACCCGGACAAGCCGCCGCGGGCGCTGATTTTCGACTCGTACTACGACAAGTACGTGGGCGCCGTCCCCTCGATCCGCGTGGTCGACGGCGTGTTCCGGCCGGGGATGCGCATCGCCTTCGGCAGCAACGACTCCGTCTATCCGGTCGACGAGGTGGGGTACCTCCAGCTCGGCCGCTACAGCCTCGACGAGCTGCGCCCGGGCGAGGTGGGCTACATCATCGCGGGGATCAAGCGGGTGCAGGACACGCGCTCGGGCGACACCATCCTCGACGCCGCCAACCGCGCGACCGAGCTCCTCCCCGGCTACCAGGAAGTGAAGCCGATGGTGTTCGCGGGGATCTACCCGACGGACACCGAGCAGTACGAGGAGCTGCGTGACGCGCTGGCCAAGCTGCAGCTGAACGACGCCTCGCTCTCGTACGAGCCCGAGTCGTCCACCGCGCTGGGGTTCGGCTTCCGCGCGGGGTTCCTGGGGCTGCTGCACCTGGAGATCATCCAGGAGCGGCTGGAGCGCGAGTTCGACCTCGACCTCATCACCACCGTGCCCAACGTGAAGTACCGGGTGGTGATGACGGACGGGGAGGAGCTGTGGATCGAGTCTCCCAGCCAGCTGCCGGACCCCACCAAGATCGACCGCATCGAGGAGCCGTACGTCCGCGCGCGGATCATGACGCCGGCCGAGTACATCGGCGCGGTCCAGAAGCTCTGCCACGAGCGCCGCGGCGACTTCAAGGGGATGAGCTATCCCGACCCCCAGCGGGTGGAGCTGACCTACGACCTGCCGCTGGCGGAGATCGTGCTCGACTTCTACGATCGGCTGAAGTCGGCCACGCGGGGATACGCGTCGCTGGACTACGAGTTCGCCGAGTACCGCCCCAACCCGCTGCAGAAGCTCGACATGCTGATCAACGGCGACTCGGTCGACGCGTTCAGCGTGATCATCCACCGCGACAAGGCGTACGAATACGGGCGCAACGTGGCCGAGAAGCTGCGCGAGCTGATCCCCCGGCAGATGTTCGAGGTGGCCATCCAGGCGGCGATCGGCAACAAGATCATCGCCCGCGAGAGCATCAAGGCCATGCGGAAGAACGTGACCGCCAAGTGCTACGGCGGCGACATCACCCGCAAGCGCAAGCTCCTGGAGAAGCAGAAGGAGGGGAAGAAGCGGATGAAGCAGGTCGGCACGGTGGAGATCCCCCAGGAGGCGTTCCTGGCGGTGCTGCAGGTGGGGGACTGA